One genomic region from Bombyx mori chromosome 6, ASM3026992v2 encodes:
- the LOC778521 gene encoding putative farnesoic acid O-methyl transferase (The RefSeq protein aligns at 98% coverage compared to this genomic sequence) — protein sequence MPGQYYGWGAPPPPPHGFPPPPHGPPHGPPHGPPHGPPHMYPPGAIVYYPMHPGYFYPPPPGADSVQVVEEAEAVPELPGETVELPWSTYRWVPACLSQRSIPPGALRVGTDADGDEIYAGRAHHEGDIVPAKVIPTKNACYISFGGEEVLKDQFEVLVPSMFAWQFSTNGEVPPGAVEAGSTADGEKLYFGRVNHDGCTTPGKIHPSHACCYYPFDGEERSSAEYECLVLM from the exons GACAGTATTACGGTTGGGGAGCGCCCCCTCCTCCCCCACACGGGTTTCCTCCACCTCCACATGGTCCTCCTCATGGTCCTCCCCATGGTCCTCCCCATGGACCCCCGCACATGTACCCTCCTGGTGCCATCGTTTACTACCCAATGCATCCGGGGTATTTTTATCCACCACCTCCCGGGGCGGATTCTGTGCAAGTGGTGGAAGAAGCCGAAGCGGTCCCTGAATTACCCGGAGAGACCGTCGAGCTACCTTGGA GCACATACCGTTGGGTCCCCGCTTGCTTAAGCCAGCGCAGCATCCCACCAGGTGCCCTCAGGGTCGGTACCGATGCTGACGGTGATGAGATCTACGCGGGAAGAGCTCACCACGAAGGTGACATCGTTCCGGCCAAAGTCATTCCGACCAAAAACGCGTGTTATATTTCTTTCGGTGGTGAAGAGGTTCTAAAAGACCAGTTTGAG GTACTAGTACCATCCATGTTCGCCTGGCAGTTCTCGACAAATGGCGAAGTCCCGCCCGGCGCTGTCGAGGCTGGCTCCACAGCTGACGGGGAGAAGCTTTACTTCGGCAGGGTCAATCATGACGGATGCACTACGCCTGGCAAG ATCCACCCGTCACACGCATGTTGCTATTACCCGTTTGATGGCGAAGAAAGGAGCTCCGCAGAATATGAATGCTTGGTACTAATGTAG